Proteins co-encoded in one Myxococcus xanthus genomic window:
- a CDS encoding DEAD/DEAH box helicase codes for MTFDDLQLHDTLLRAVKAEGYTTPTPIQQKAIPHALAGRDVLGVAQTGTGKTAAFALPILQRLSAKAPAGGARPVRCLVLTPTRELAGQVGDSFGTYGKGLSLRHAVIFGGVGQNPQVQTLRNGVDVLVATPGRLLDLMEQGFVSLRSLEVFVLDEADRMLDMGFIHDVRRVIKALPPKRQTLFFSATLPPDIVDLARSILTDPIRVEVTPASSTAETVSQQVYFVEREQKRGLLTHLLKEGNIHRALVFTRTKHGANRVAKQLEGAGVSSAAIHGNKSQNARERALDEFRSGTLRVLVATDIAARGIDIDGLSYVVNYDLPNVPEQYVHRIGRTGRAGASGTAVSFCDAEERAYLRDIERTIRRNVPVVEDHPYRSGQPAPRPVSHASGAAPEARPSGNGGRPQGTPRPAGNGGGGGHSAGASRRRRGGRGGAGGGGRGQGRPEGGRSAQGSGGSGGNASRGGQGGSRGSGGGRPAVAQAPAKAPEASPLPPRRPSPKWF; via the coding sequence ATGACTTTCGACGATCTTCAGCTTCACGACACCCTCCTGCGCGCCGTCAAGGCAGAGGGTTACACCACCCCCACGCCCATCCAGCAGAAGGCCATCCCCCACGCGCTGGCCGGGCGGGATGTACTCGGCGTGGCCCAGACGGGCACGGGCAAGACGGCGGCCTTCGCGCTGCCCATCCTCCAGCGGCTGTCCGCCAAGGCGCCCGCGGGCGGGGCGCGCCCGGTGCGCTGCCTGGTCCTGACGCCCACGCGCGAACTGGCGGGTCAGGTGGGTGACAGCTTCGGGACCTACGGCAAGGGGCTTTCCCTGCGTCACGCCGTCATCTTCGGTGGCGTGGGCCAGAATCCGCAGGTCCAGACGCTGCGCAATGGCGTGGATGTGCTGGTGGCCACGCCGGGCCGCCTGCTCGACCTGATGGAGCAGGGCTTCGTGTCGCTGCGCTCGCTCGAGGTATTCGTGCTCGACGAGGCGGACCGCATGCTCGACATGGGCTTCATCCACGACGTGCGGCGCGTCATCAAGGCGCTGCCGCCCAAGCGGCAGACGCTGTTCTTCAGCGCCACGCTGCCCCCGGACATCGTGGACCTGGCGCGCAGCATCCTCACGGACCCCATCCGCGTGGAGGTGACGCCGGCGTCCAGCACCGCGGAGACGGTGAGCCAGCAGGTGTACTTCGTGGAGCGCGAGCAGAAGCGCGGGCTGCTGACGCACCTGCTGAAGGAAGGCAACATCCACCGCGCGCTCGTCTTCACCCGCACCAAGCACGGCGCGAACCGGGTGGCGAAGCAGTTGGAGGGCGCGGGCGTCAGCTCGGCGGCCATCCACGGCAACAAGAGCCAGAACGCCCGTGAGCGCGCGCTCGACGAGTTCCGCTCCGGGACGCTCCGCGTGCTCGTGGCCACGGACATCGCCGCGCGCGGCATCGACATCGACGGGCTGAGCTACGTCGTCAACTACGACCTGCCCAACGTGCCGGAGCAGTACGTGCACCGCATTGGCCGCACCGGCCGCGCGGGGGCCAGTGGCACCGCTGTGTCCTTCTGCGACGCCGAGGAGCGCGCGTACCTGCGCGACATCGAGCGCACCATCCGCCGCAACGTGCCCGTGGTGGAGGACCATCCGTACCGCTCGGGCCAGCCCGCGCCGCGTCCCGTGAGTCATGCGTCCGGCGCCGCGCCGGAGGCCCGCCCTTCGGGCAACGGTGGGCGGCCCCAGGGCACGCCGCGTCCCGCGGGCAACGGTGGTGGAGGCGGGCACTCCGCGGGGGCTTCGCGCCGCCGCCGGGGGGGCCGTGGTGGCGCTGGCGGCGGAGGCCGTGGGCAGGGTCGTCCCGAGGGTGGCCGCTCGGCGCAGGGCTCGGGTGGCTCCGGTGGCAACGCCAGCCGGGGTGGCCAGGGCGGTTCCAGGGGTTCGGGTGGCGGCCGTCCCGCGGTGGCGCAGGCTCCGGCGAAGGCCCCCGAGGCCTCCCCGCTTCCTCCGCGTCGCCCATCGCCCAAGTGGTTCTGA
- a CDS encoding carotenogenesis protein CarR, protein MKPPMDLDSLLTQTPAKDNAALERVLAAARGELALRRPVRRWRTQAVGLMAASAGLGLLAAVVLLAVGAVTGPLLLARAPLLAMLVGTSAVCAWGALSPKGRWMRRLGVGLAVVSAAALVLARGAPHSPPSFPGWVCTVSHLAIGVVPLVVALFALRGAFFQPLRAVVAGLSVGSTGALLGELACEQDWRHVLSHHLLAWVVITVVLVVISKSLKPRSYAP, encoded by the coding sequence ATGAAGCCACCGATGGACCTGGACTCGTTGCTCACCCAGACGCCCGCGAAGGACAACGCCGCGCTGGAGCGCGTGCTCGCCGCGGCCCGGGGTGAACTGGCGCTTCGTCGTCCGGTGCGGCGCTGGCGCACGCAGGCCGTCGGGTTGATGGCGGCGTCGGCGGGACTGGGCCTGCTGGCGGCCGTGGTGCTGCTCGCGGTGGGCGCGGTCACCGGCCCCCTGCTCCTGGCGCGCGCGCCCCTGCTGGCGATGCTGGTGGGAACCAGCGCGGTGTGCGCCTGGGGCGCGCTGTCTCCCAAGGGCCGCTGGATGCGCCGGCTGGGCGTGGGGCTGGCGGTGGTCAGCGCGGCGGCCCTGGTGCTCGCCCGGGGCGCGCCGCACAGTCCCCCATCGTTCCCGGGCTGGGTCTGCACCGTCAGTCACCTGGCCATCGGCGTGGTGCCGCTGGTGGTGGCGCTGTTCGCGCTGCGCGGGGCCTTCTTCCAGCCGCTGCGCGCCGTGGTGGCGGGCCTGTCGGTGGGCTCGACGGGCGCGCTGCTCGGAGAGCTCGCCTGTGAGCAGGACTGGCGGCACGTCCTCTCCCACCACCTGCTCGCATGGGTCGTCATCACCGTCGTACTGGTGGTCATCTCGAAGTCGCTCAAACCCCGTTCCTACGCGCCATGA
- a CDS encoding DUF2269 family protein gives MNVHNVLKLLHLIAVVVFLGDIVVTAVWRLLADRTREPRVIVYALRLVQFTDKYLLVPSVFALAATGMLRAHLQDIPLWTNPALAAGQVCFMLCGIVWQLTLRPIQARQLAMAEAFGDTGASFDDYLLLTQKWFRWGILAMALAFGSMALMVLH, from the coding sequence ATGAACGTCCACAACGTCCTGAAGCTCCTGCACCTCATCGCCGTCGTGGTGTTCCTGGGCGACATCGTCGTGACGGCCGTGTGGCGGTTGCTCGCGGACAGGACGCGCGAGCCCCGGGTGATTGTCTATGCCCTGCGGCTGGTGCAGTTCACCGACAAGTACCTGCTGGTGCCAAGCGTCTTCGCGCTCGCCGCCACCGGCATGCTGCGCGCGCACCTCCAGGACATCCCCCTGTGGACGAACCCGGCGCTCGCCGCGGGACAGGTCTGCTTCATGCTGTGCGGCATCGTCTGGCAGCTCACGCTGCGCCCCATCCAGGCGCGTCAGTTGGCCATGGCCGAGGCTTTCGGCGACACCGGGGCCTCGTTCGACGACTACCTGCTGCTCACGCAGAAGTGGTTCCGCTGGGGCATCCTGGCCATGGCCCTCGCCTTCGGCTCCATGGCGCTGATGGTCCTCCACTGA
- a CDS encoding ZIP family metal transporter has protein sequence MGAGLVASLLAGTATGLGALPVLVTSELSRKAQDRMLGFSAGVMLAATSFSLVIPAMELVRGQGHDGPSAALRVAAGVLLGGLFLRVWHDLMPHEHALKGHEGHGGTKWNSALLFVLAMTLHNFPEGLAVGVSFAAPQPELGLSVALGIGAQNIPEGLVVALALRASGASASRAAFLALLTGMVEPVGALFGVLALSLSSALLPWGLAFAGGAMLYVISHEMIPESHRGGFEREATTGLMWGFVLALVLDMSLG, from the coding sequence ATGGGGGCGGGGTTGGTGGCAAGCCTGCTGGCGGGCACGGCGACGGGACTGGGCGCGCTGCCCGTGCTCGTCACCTCGGAGCTCAGCCGGAAGGCCCAGGACCGGATGTTGGGCTTCAGCGCGGGCGTGATGCTGGCGGCCACGTCCTTCTCGCTGGTCATCCCCGCGATGGAATTGGTGAGAGGGCAGGGCCATGACGGGCCTTCGGCGGCACTGCGCGTGGCGGCGGGTGTGTTGCTGGGTGGGCTGTTCCTGCGCGTGTGGCACGACTTGATGCCGCACGAACACGCGCTCAAGGGCCACGAGGGCCATGGCGGCACGAAGTGGAACAGCGCGCTGCTGTTCGTGCTGGCCATGACGCTGCACAACTTCCCGGAAGGCCTGGCGGTGGGCGTGTCCTTCGCCGCGCCGCAGCCGGAGCTGGGCCTGTCGGTGGCGCTGGGAATCGGCGCGCAGAACATTCCCGAAGGCCTGGTGGTGGCGCTGGCGCTGCGGGCCTCGGGGGCGTCCGCGTCGCGCGCCGCGTTCCTGGCGCTGCTCACCGGCATGGTGGAACCGGTCGGCGCGCTGTTCGGCGTCCTGGCCCTGTCACTCAGCTCCGCGCTGCTGCCGTGGGGACTGGCCTTCGCGGGCGGGGCGATGCTCTATGTCATCAGCCACGAGATGATTCCGGAGAGCCACCGCGGCGGCTTCGAGCGCGAGGCCACCACCGGCCTCATGTGGGGCTTCGTGCTCGCGTTGGTGCTGGACATGTCGCTGGGCTGA
- a CDS encoding AI-2E family transporter, which produces MADSRRWSNFVFAGLFALALILFSRILLPFLMPVLLGGFLVVLFMPVQDSLCQKLGGRKSLSAGVSTVTVFVLILAPLALVGWMVAREVFQFVGQAQVLLEQQHLRHPFLASLPLGLERYLRLGVDSAETERALLAAMTGGASLLRDVAAAGTDLVINLFLMSVAMYYFFLDGRRLVAEVMRLIPLDRRYFEAFAREFTDVAYAIIYGNTVTALIQGAVGFVGLLIAGVPHAGVWGAAMVLVALVPVGGTALVWGPIGVVLIAANQVSEGVFLLAWGAFLVGSIDNVIRPRLCGSRMALHPLLVFLSMFGGLAVFGMMGLLVGPLIASIFMAMVRIYRRDFLGIGRAEHLSAHDENTSAPPMSEPASSRMSPAAPAMGPAATLNA; this is translated from the coding sequence GTGGCTGACTCGAGGCGGTGGTCCAATTTTGTATTCGCCGGGCTCTTTGCCCTGGCGCTGATTCTCTTCTCCAGGATTCTGCTGCCGTTCCTGATGCCGGTGTTGCTGGGCGGCTTCCTGGTGGTGCTGTTCATGCCGGTGCAGGACTCCCTGTGCCAGAAGCTGGGGGGCCGCAAGTCTCTCAGCGCCGGGGTGTCCACCGTCACCGTGTTCGTCCTCATCCTGGCGCCGCTGGCGCTGGTCGGGTGGATGGTGGCGCGCGAGGTGTTCCAGTTCGTGGGCCAGGCGCAGGTCTTGCTGGAGCAGCAGCACCTGCGTCACCCGTTCCTCGCCAGCCTGCCGCTGGGCTTGGAGCGCTATCTCCGGCTGGGCGTGGACAGCGCGGAGACGGAGCGGGCGCTCCTGGCCGCGATGACGGGCGGCGCGTCGTTGCTGCGCGACGTGGCGGCGGCGGGCACGGACCTGGTCATCAACCTGTTCCTGATGTCCGTGGCCATGTACTACTTCTTCCTCGACGGGCGCCGGCTGGTGGCCGAGGTCATGCGGCTCATCCCGCTGGACAGGCGCTATTTCGAGGCCTTCGCGCGCGAGTTCACCGACGTCGCCTACGCCATCATCTATGGCAACACCGTCACCGCGCTCATCCAGGGCGCCGTGGGCTTCGTCGGGCTGCTCATCGCGGGGGTGCCGCATGCCGGCGTGTGGGGCGCGGCCATGGTGCTGGTGGCGCTGGTGCCCGTGGGCGGAACGGCCCTGGTGTGGGGGCCCATTGGCGTGGTGCTCATCGCCGCCAACCAGGTGAGCGAGGGCGTGTTCCTCCTGGCCTGGGGCGCCTTCCTGGTGGGCAGCATCGACAACGTCATCCGGCCCCGGCTGTGTGGTTCGCGCATGGCGCTGCACCCGCTGCTCGTCTTCCTGTCCATGTTCGGCGGGCTGGCCGTGTTCGGGATGATGGGCCTGCTGGTGGGGCCGCTCATCGCCTCCATCTTCATGGCCATGGTCCGCATCTACCGCCGGGACTTCCTGGGCATCGGCCGCGCCGAGCACCTGTCGGCCCATGATGAGAACACGTCGGCGCCTCCCATGTCCGAGCCCGCCTCCTCCCGCATGTCTCCCGCGGCGCCGGCGATGGGACCTGCCGCGACGCTCAACGCCTGA
- a CDS encoding RNA polymerase sigma factor, which yields MRSQTDEALMERFRDGAQDAFEDLFARHAPRVQGFLARMVRNGALAEDLLQATFLSVIRSRGRYEPGTRFIPWLMTIAANAARDALRHQRHVDAYASREDTATPASAAPDDSDPSLRRHLLDALQQLHPDHREAVVLSKVEGWSFEEIGALRGISPGAARLRAHRGYEKLRELLGELELEVAR from the coding sequence ATGCGGAGCCAAACGGACGAAGCACTCATGGAACGGTTTCGCGACGGAGCACAGGACGCCTTCGAGGACCTCTTCGCGCGGCACGCGCCGCGGGTCCAAGGCTTCCTGGCCCGGATGGTGCGCAATGGCGCGCTCGCGGAAGATCTGCTCCAGGCCACCTTCTTGTCCGTCATCCGCTCGCGGGGCCGCTACGAGCCCGGCACCCGCTTCATCCCCTGGCTGATGACCATTGCCGCGAACGCCGCGCGCGACGCGTTGAGGCATCAGCGGCACGTAGACGCCTATGCCTCCCGGGAGGACACCGCGACGCCCGCATCCGCGGCGCCGGATGACAGCGACCCGTCGCTGCGCAGGCACCTGCTGGACGCCTTGCAACAACTCCACCCGGACCACCGTGAAGCCGTGGTGCTCAGCAAGGTGGAGGGCTGGTCCTTCGAGGAGATTGGCGCGCTGCGGGGCATCAGCCCTGGCGCCGCGCGGCTGCGAGCGCACCGGGGCTACGAGAAGCTGCGCGAGCTGCTGGGCGAGCTGGAGCTGGAGGTGGCGCGATGA
- a CDS encoding cyclic nucleotide-binding domain-containing protein: MSRSEAEMSLEGPRAAVPGEGAFHGLLTQPSSEVAAQLYEELGSSQRERLQKEAAQAAVAERQRLAEVLRQARDFSGAARLLDGCGAAGLVAELYVQGGRYVDAAEAYLRAGEVERAAAAFERGGAMERALEAYRGLGAREAMAHCLVRLGRPYEAAQLYRELGQPHAEVEALASVPSGDPRHLESVLRMCKLLDGEGFTRRALALLADTVRGTESARGDPALAAEKARLLRRLGMDAEAEAVIARLPSNAAAPEANGYHYLKAIPIFGELSLDDMKDLYRVARQVLIPAGGVLLEKGSPGSGLFVLLEGEVDVFSGPETDARRLNTLGPGAYLGEISLVQDAPVSAHVRARTAVRALRVTRAGFQHYLDTHDAAALRIFRLFTHNLAARVRALST; this comes from the coding sequence ATGTCGCGGTCCGAGGCGGAGATGAGTTTGGAAGGCCCCCGAGCAGCAGTCCCGGGGGAGGGCGCGTTCCACGGGCTGCTCACGCAGCCGTCGTCCGAGGTGGCGGCGCAGCTCTACGAGGAGCTGGGGAGCTCCCAACGCGAGCGGCTCCAGAAGGAGGCCGCGCAGGCCGCGGTGGCGGAGCGCCAGCGTCTGGCGGAAGTCCTGCGCCAGGCCCGTGACTTCTCGGGCGCCGCGCGCCTGCTGGATGGCTGCGGCGCCGCGGGCCTGGTGGCGGAGCTGTACGTCCAGGGCGGGCGTTACGTGGACGCGGCGGAGGCGTACCTGCGCGCGGGTGAGGTGGAGCGCGCCGCAGCCGCCTTCGAGCGGGGCGGCGCCATGGAGCGCGCGCTGGAGGCCTACCGCGGCCTGGGCGCGCGTGAGGCCATGGCGCACTGCCTGGTGCGCCTGGGGCGTCCGTACGAGGCGGCGCAGCTCTACCGCGAGCTGGGCCAGCCGCACGCGGAGGTGGAAGCGCTCGCGAGCGTTCCCTCCGGTGACCCGCGTCACCTGGAGTCCGTGCTGCGCATGTGCAAGCTGCTGGATGGCGAGGGCTTCACGCGGCGTGCGCTGGCGCTCCTGGCCGACACGGTGCGCGGCACGGAGTCGGCACGGGGAGACCCGGCGCTGGCGGCGGAGAAGGCCCGGCTGCTGCGCCGCCTGGGCATGGACGCGGAGGCCGAGGCCGTCATTGCGCGCCTGCCCTCGAACGCGGCGGCGCCGGAGGCCAATGGCTACCACTACTTGAAGGCCATCCCCATCTTCGGAGAGCTGTCGCTCGATGACATGAAGGACCTGTACCGCGTGGCGCGGCAGGTGCTCATCCCGGCGGGCGGGGTGCTGCTGGAGAAGGGCTCGCCGGGCAGCGGCCTCTTCGTGCTCCTGGAGGGCGAGGTGGACGTGTTCAGCGGGCCGGAGACGGATGCGCGCCGGCTCAACACGCTGGGGCCTGGCGCCTACCTGGGAGAAATCTCCCTGGTGCAGGATGCCCCGGTGTCCGCACACGTCCGCGCGCGCACGGCGGTCCGCGCCCTGCGCGTCACCCGCGCGGGTTTCCAGCACTACCTGGACACGCATGACGCGGCGGCGCTGCGCATCTTCCGCCTCTTCACGCACAACCTCGCGGCGCGCGTGCGGGCGCTCAGCACCTGA
- the fusA gene encoding elongation factor G, with amino-acid sequence MSRHTRIERYRNIGIMAHIDAGKTTLTERVLFFTGRIHSVGEVHDGATEMDWLPQEKQRGITITSAATTAFWQPRQGMGAGVPHRINVLDTPGHVDFTIEVERSLRVLDGAVAVFDASQGVEPQSEAVWRQADRYNVPRIAFINKMDKVGADFAMSVASIQARLGARPVAVQWPLGAGSEFRGLVDLVRMRAVMFDGEDGSFVDGQAVPEAVRAEVEAQRLRLIEACADEDATVLEKFVDGRLEDITAEDLERALRSGALARTLVPVLCGSAFKKKGVQMLLDAIVNYLPAPSDMPAVEGFVPGKEERVSRPVSDSGPPCALAFKLMSDKAVGGIVFLRVYSGTLRAGTVLLNPATGRRERVGRLMFMHANRREEVAEVHAGDICAALGLKGVRTGDTLCDPAEPVVLESLGVMEPVVQLAVEARSPAELTKLEDGLHRLAAEDPSLRVGVDPESGQVLLSGMGELHLEVVVDRLRTEHGVEARVGQPKVAWRDTLRRQVRQEYRHVRQSGGPGQYAYVVLDVGPAPRGAGLVFTDDTRGGTIPKELVPAIEKGVAGAMARGVRDGVPLVDVEVRLLDGDTHVRDSTPQAFAVAGSLALQAAAHRAGVQQLEPVMEVEVTTPEEYLGEVLGDLAARRGRVLGMEARGVVRLVSARVPMASLFGYVTGLRGRTQGRAQASMRLGAYEPVPEALQASYAAEARA; translated from the coding sequence ATGTCTCGCCACACACGCATCGAGCGGTACCGCAACATCGGCATCATGGCGCACATCGACGCGGGGAAGACGACGCTCACCGAGCGCGTCCTCTTCTTCACCGGTCGCATCCACTCCGTGGGAGAGGTGCACGACGGAGCCACGGAGATGGACTGGCTGCCGCAGGAGAAGCAGCGCGGCATCACCATCACCTCCGCGGCCACCACCGCGTTCTGGCAACCCCGGCAGGGGATGGGCGCGGGTGTGCCCCACCGCATCAACGTCCTGGACACCCCAGGGCACGTGGACTTCACCATCGAAGTGGAGCGCTCGCTGCGCGTGCTGGACGGCGCGGTCGCCGTCTTCGACGCGAGCCAGGGCGTGGAGCCCCAGTCGGAGGCGGTGTGGCGGCAGGCGGACCGGTACAACGTGCCGCGCATCGCCTTCATCAACAAGATGGACAAGGTGGGCGCGGACTTCGCCATGAGCGTCGCGTCCATCCAGGCGCGGCTGGGCGCGCGGCCGGTGGCCGTGCAGTGGCCCCTGGGCGCGGGCTCGGAGTTCCGCGGGCTGGTGGATCTGGTGCGCATGCGGGCCGTGATGTTCGACGGGGAGGACGGAAGCTTCGTCGACGGCCAGGCCGTTCCGGAGGCCGTGCGCGCGGAGGTGGAGGCGCAGCGGCTGCGGCTCATCGAGGCGTGCGCGGACGAAGACGCCACCGTGCTGGAGAAGTTCGTGGACGGGCGATTGGAGGACATCACCGCGGAGGACCTGGAGCGCGCGCTGCGCTCGGGCGCTCTCGCGCGGACGCTGGTGCCGGTGCTGTGCGGGTCGGCCTTCAAGAAGAAGGGAGTGCAGATGTTGCTGGACGCCATCGTCAACTACCTCCCCGCGCCGTCGGACATGCCCGCCGTGGAGGGCTTTGTTCCGGGCAAGGAGGAGCGTGTGTCCCGGCCCGTATCCGATTCGGGGCCGCCTTGCGCCCTGGCCTTCAAGCTCATGAGCGACAAGGCCGTGGGCGGCATCGTGTTCCTCCGCGTCTACTCGGGCACGCTGCGTGCGGGCACCGTCCTGCTCAACCCCGCCACCGGGCGGCGTGAGCGGGTGGGGCGCTTGATGTTCATGCACGCCAACCGCCGCGAAGAAGTGGCGGAGGTCCATGCGGGAGACATCTGCGCGGCGCTGGGCCTGAAAGGCGTGCGCACGGGCGACACGTTGTGCGACCCGGCGGAGCCCGTGGTGCTGGAGTCGCTGGGCGTCATGGAGCCCGTGGTGCAGCTCGCCGTGGAGGCGCGCTCGCCCGCGGAGCTGACGAAGCTGGAGGACGGCCTGCACCGGCTGGCGGCGGAGGACCCGTCGCTGCGTGTGGGCGTGGACCCGGAGAGCGGCCAGGTGCTGCTGTCCGGCATGGGTGAGCTGCACCTGGAGGTGGTGGTGGACCGCTTGAGGACAGAGCACGGCGTGGAGGCCCGCGTGGGCCAGCCAAAGGTGGCCTGGCGCGACACACTCCGGCGCCAGGTGCGGCAGGAGTACCGCCACGTCCGCCAGTCGGGCGGGCCTGGACAGTACGCGTACGTGGTGCTGGACGTGGGGCCGGCGCCGCGTGGCGCGGGGCTCGTCTTCACGGACGACACGCGCGGGGGCACCATCCCCAAGGAACTGGTGCCCGCCATCGAGAAGGGCGTGGCCGGGGCCATGGCCCGAGGCGTGCGGGACGGCGTGCCGCTGGTGGACGTGGAGGTGCGGCTCTTGGATGGGGACACGCACGTGCGTGACTCCACGCCCCAGGCCTTCGCCGTGGCGGGCTCCCTGGCGCTCCAGGCGGCGGCGCACAGGGCGGGCGTGCAGCAGTTGGAGCCGGTGATGGAGGTGGAGGTCACCACGCCCGAGGAGTACCTCGGCGAGGTGTTGGGAGACCTGGCGGCGCGGCGGGGGCGGGTGCTGGGCATGGAGGCGCGCGGCGTGGTGCGGCTCGTCTCCGCGCGGGTGCCCATGGCCAGCCTCTTCGGCTACGTCACCGGGCTGCGCGGCCGCACCCAGGGCCGGGCCCAGGCCAGCATGCGGCTGGGCGCGTACGAGCCGGTGCCAGAGGCACTCCAGGCCTCTTACGCGGCGGAGGCCCGTGCCTGA
- a CDS encoding FKBP-type peptidyl-prolyl cis-trans isomerase, protein MLRSLLVPMLLAVSLLGCGDDESVNPDSGDPTKVTYAESLNVDLAEMTRLESGLYIQDTFVVEDGAQAEAGKRVQVRYTGYLPDGRSFDATGNGPAIGFTLGVGQVIAGWDEGIAGMRVGSRRRLIIPSSLGYGATGSGRRIPPYTVLIFDTELVSVR, encoded by the coding sequence ATGCTCCGCTCCCTGCTGGTTCCCATGCTCCTGGCTGTCTCGCTGCTCGGCTGTGGCGACGACGAAAGCGTCAACCCCGATTCGGGAGACCCGACCAAGGTGACGTACGCGGAGTCACTCAATGTGGACCTGGCCGAGATGACCCGGCTGGAGAGCGGGCTCTACATCCAGGACACCTTCGTCGTGGAGGATGGCGCGCAGGCCGAGGCGGGCAAGCGCGTGCAGGTGCGCTACACGGGCTACCTGCCGGACGGCCGCAGCTTCGACGCCACCGGCAACGGGCCCGCCATCGGCTTCACCCTGGGCGTGGGGCAGGTCATCGCGGGCTGGGATGAAGGCATCGCCGGCATGCGCGTGGGGAGCCGTCGTCGCCTCATCATCCCGTCGTCCCTGGGTTATGGCGCCACCGGCTCGGGCAGACGGATTCCGCCGTACACGGTCCTCATCTTCGACACCGAGCTCGTGTCCGTCCGCTGA
- a CDS encoding antirepressor protein CarS, which yields MIQDPSLIICHDVDGAPVRIGAKVKVVPHSEDGTISQRFLGQTGIVVGLVFDDPATQYPDDPLIQVLVEGLGEDLFFPEELELAPEWARNRIAQHRQAVRTGGRSSLERLP from the coding sequence ATGATCCAGGACCCCTCACTCATCATCTGCCATGACGTGGACGGCGCACCGGTGCGCATTGGCGCGAAGGTGAAGGTCGTTCCGCACTCCGAGGACGGCACCATCAGCCAGCGCTTCCTGGGCCAGACGGGAATCGTCGTGGGGCTGGTGTTCGACGACCCGGCCACGCAGTACCCCGATGACCCGCTCATCCAGGTGCTCGTCGAAGGGCTGGGCGAAGACCTCTTCTTCCCGGAGGAGCTGGAGCTGGCCCCGGAGTGGGCCCGCAACCGGATTGCCCAGCACCGTCAGGCCGTGCGGACCGGCGGCCGGAGTTCGCTGGAGCGCCTGCCCTGA
- a CDS encoding metallophosphoesterase, protein MPRWVSLLLFFIPVLAVLSVGHVYLYRRLVRDVTKRKWLRRTAQGLFAVGFVGALSARAIGSVLPSEGARRLGIVFLLWIGLVLYLLMFTLAVDMVRALAAWRERRKARAETTAPTAPASPERRALLGQGLAVGAGLAGVATSSYGGWRAYHPPDVRDIPVRLPHLPRELEGLTLVQLTDIHIGGVIQRRFMDELVSRTNALKPDVIAITGDLVDGSVNALGGFAASLGKLRARYGTWFVTGNHDYYSGADSWVAFLEGLGIHALRNRSVSIGDGAASFQLAGVDDWSAHRMGERGYDLDAALRDVRPDRASVLLAHQPSNFDEVARRGVGLQVSGHTHGGQMFPGNLMGDLIWGDRNAGLSRTGDSLIYVSRGCGFVGPPMRVGAPPEIARLVLLPA, encoded by the coding sequence ATGCCACGCTGGGTCAGCCTGCTCCTCTTCTTCATTCCCGTGCTCGCCGTACTGTCGGTGGGCCATGTCTATCTCTACCGTCGGCTCGTCCGTGACGTGACGAAGCGCAAGTGGCTGCGGCGCACCGCCCAGGGTCTGTTCGCCGTGGGCTTCGTCGGAGCCCTGAGCGCGCGGGCCATTGGCTCCGTGCTGCCCTCGGAGGGCGCCCGGCGCCTGGGCATCGTCTTCCTCCTGTGGATTGGCCTGGTCCTCTACCTGCTCATGTTCACCCTGGCGGTGGACATGGTGCGGGCCCTGGCCGCGTGGCGTGAGCGCCGCAAGGCACGCGCGGAGACGACGGCCCCCACCGCGCCCGCGTCGCCGGAGCGCCGGGCGCTGCTGGGTCAGGGGCTCGCGGTGGGCGCGGGGCTCGCGGGCGTGGCGACGAGCTCCTACGGCGGCTGGCGCGCATACCACCCACCCGATGTGCGAGACATCCCCGTGCGGCTGCCCCACCTGCCGCGCGAGCTGGAAGGCCTCACGCTGGTGCAACTCACCGACATCCACATCGGAGGGGTGATTCAGCGCCGCTTCATGGATGAGCTGGTGTCCCGCACCAACGCACTCAAGCCGGACGTCATCGCCATCACCGGGGACCTGGTGGACGGCTCCGTGAATGCGCTGGGGGGCTTCGCCGCCAGCCTGGGGAAGCTGCGCGCGCGGTACGGCACCTGGTTCGTCACCGGCAACCACGACTACTACTCGGGCGCCGATTCGTGGGTCGCCTTCCTGGAGGGGCTGGGCATCCACGCGCTGCGCAACCGCTCCGTGTCCATTGGCGACGGCGCGGCCTCCTTCCAGTTGGCGGGCGTGGACGACTGGAGCGCGCACCGCATGGGCGAGCGCGGCTATGACCTGGACGCGGCGCTGCGCGACGTGCGGCCCGACCGTGCCTCCGTGCTGCTGGCACACCAGCCGTCCAACTTCGACGAGGTGGCCCGGCGCGGCGTGGGGCTCCAAGTCTCAGGGCACACGCACGGCGGACAGATGTTCCCGGGCAACCTGATGGGCGACCTCATCTGGGGAGACCGCAACGCGGGCCTGAGCCGCACGGGCGACTCGCTCATCTACGTCAGCCGGGGTTGTGGCTTCGTCGGCCCACCCATGCGCGTGGGCGCGCCCCCGGAGATTGCCCGACTGGTGCTGCTGCCCGCGTAG